A stretch of the Duncaniella dubosii genome encodes the following:
- a CDS encoding DUF4295 domain-containing protein — translation MAKKTVASLQKGEGRTYSKVIKVVKSAKTGAYTFQEQMVPNDAVKDILK, via the coding sequence ATGGCAAAGAAAACCGTTGCATCTCTGCAAAAAGGCGAAGGCCGCACTTATAGCAAGGTCATCAAGGTCGTTAAGTCGGCGAAGACCGGTGCTTACACCTTCCAGGAACAGATGGTTCCCAACGACGCCGTTAAGGACATTCTCAAATAA
- the rpmG gene encoding 50S ribosomal protein L33 has product MAKKAKGNRVQVILECTEHKASGMPGTSRYITTKNRKNTTERLELKKYNPILKKVTVHKEIK; this is encoded by the coding sequence ATGGCAAAGAAAGCTAAAGGCAATCGCGTTCAGGTCATCCTCGAATGCACCGAACACAAGGCATCTGGCATGCCCGGAACTTCGCGTTACATCACTACAAAGAACCGCAAGAACACTACCGAGCGTCTGGAGTTGAAGAAATACAACCCCATTCTCAAGAAAGTTACTGTACACAAAGAAATTAAATAA
- the rpmB gene encoding 50S ribosomal protein L28, protein MSKICQITGKKAMVGNNVSHSKRRTKRKFDVNLFNKKFFWVEEQAWITLTISAAGLRTINKKGLDAAIKEAAAKGYITEIKYLDIL, encoded by the coding sequence ATGTCAAAAATTTGTCAGATCACAGGCAAGAAAGCAATGGTGGGCAACAATGTGTCGCACTCAAAGCGTCGCACAAAGCGCAAGTTTGATGTAAATCTCTTCAACAAGAAATTCTTCTGGGTTGAGGAGCAAGCTTGGATCACCCTTACCATTTCAGCCGCAGGCCTTCGCACCATCAACAAGAAGGGTCTTGACGCTGCTATCAAAGAAGCAGCCGCAAAGGGTTATATAACTGAAATCAAATACTTAGACATTTTATAA